The Prosthecobacter debontii genomic interval ACGATTCGAAGAAGTCCGGAAGTTCCTTATCGCAAACCCAGACGAACGTTGTGTCAGCTTGTTGCTAAACTGCTTTGGCGAAGGTGATGCTTATGGCGTTTATCAACTTGTCGAAGACGCCATACTGGCTTTTCCCGATGAGGTGGTTATCCCCGCATTGGCGGACAGCTTGCGCAATCCAGCAGGCTCTGTGCGTTACTGGAGCGCACAAATCGCAGCCAACTATCCCAGCCAGGAACTTGCCGAGCCATTGATTGAACTATTTAATCGGGGAAATCTCGACGAGCGAGTTGCCGCAGTCACAGCTTTGGAGGTTCTTGGAACTCCACAGGCACGAGTCGAAATGGAGAAGGCTTTAAGCGCCGATATTGAGGAC includes:
- a CDS encoding HEAT repeat domain-containing protein, producing the protein MTIDDALQFLRNHQPLPPTEGMSDELLQRFEEVRKFLIANPDERCVSLLLNCFGEGDAYGVYQLVEDAILAFPDEVVIPALADSLRNPAGSVRYWSAQIAANYPSQELAEPLIELFNRGNLDERVAAVTALEVLGTPQARVEMEKALSADIEDELKTMIREALE